TAGCTGAATCTCACTGTTCACCACCTCTGTCTGCTGTGCTTTCACGTTCCGCTTTTGATGAAAAAAGCCATCATCACTCCCATTCCTTGCAAGTGCAACacctaaataataaatataataaattattaaaaataataaagataataaattaatagatcaataaattaaaaaataataataaaaaaaaaactttaccaaCCATTTTCAAAGCGATTCTTCTGCTGCATGTAACCTCTAATCACACCTTCATCAACTTTCCGATTCAATGCATGAACAACTCTATCAGGAACAACCACATTTCTACTCACTGCATACACAATAACAAaatcataaaaacaataaaaataaacaaatgaagcaaatttaattaaaattaattattaattattttattttttacctgGTTTTTTTCTTGATGACTCGGTATCAACAACCCGAGGCAAAAAAACTCCGGTTCcgtttctttcctttttcaaattagggtttccagGAAAAACGGGTTTATTGTTGTTTCCAATCTTTTGCACAGAAGGCCATGCAGATGGCGACAAACCAACTTTTCCCGGAAAAACCGTTTCACTGTTCGTTCCTCTTCCAAGGACATTTTGGTAATTACACCTCTGAGGAAAAATGCTACAACCACGAGCGAGTTCATCTCGTTCCTTCAACCACTGCTTCTTCAACATCTcaaactaaaacaaaaataaattaatttcaataaataaaaattaatatacaaatttcataatattttatgtttgttatttaCTTGTGCTATTTGAAGCTGTAACTGTAACTGTTTCTGAGAGTTCGAGAGTGGATAATTCTGAGAGTGAAATACAGAGGGCTTTTTCGGGAGAAAGCCGTAAAAAGCTTCATCGTTGTTAACTCGATGAACCTTATCGGCTTCTCCTGCATCCGCATGCAGCAGATCATTCCTTGCTCTCTGAGAGTTCGAGTAGGAGTTGAAGTTCAAAACGGCGTCGTTTTGCCTTGATTGTGGTGAAGATCcctaaaagaagaagaaaaacggTTATAAATTATTTCAATGGTGAAAATGATGTAATATAACTTTTTGCATGTTTTTGTTACCTTGAAAGAATTGTTGTTGAGAGCGAGTTGGTGATGGAGAGATGAGTTGGCCATGCGACGAGTTAACTCGTTGATGTAGTCTTTCTCAATGGTTGAAAAGGAGTTGAAAACGTCGTCGTTTTCGGAGGGAGTGAAGAGGTGATCGACGAACCGTTTTTCGTCGTCGGTGAGAAACTGAGGCGGGAGGAAGAACTCAGAGTTTTGAGCCATTTGGGTTTTTTGAAAgagtgatttgaatttgaatttgatttcgGGTTTACGAAGAGGTTACGGTTTATAATAGTGTAAAAAATGGGACCCAAATATATATATAGGAAAAAAGAGAGAAAGGTAAAGTAGAATGAGTTTTAAGAATTCACTTTTTGTGTgaagttttttaattttaaaatgaaaataatttaaaataaaagatttaatTTTTTGAGAAAAAAGAGTGGGAAGAGATATTGAGAAGGTGGTACTAGTACAAAGAACGATAAGAGGCGGTGCTGCTTTTTATGTAACGCTCACGcgcgttgtttttgttttgtaccCACGCGTtttctcatatattttttatatttattttttatgttgaaaaaaatattatagatATGATCATGAATAATGTGATTATATTATCCAACAACAATCCGTTGAGATAACACAGAATCTCTTTTAGTTTAATTAAAGATTTTAGCTTCGAATTTAGTCTTAAATTTgagatattattaaaattttcaatttaccatttattataattttatatggtTCGAAGAATTAGTTTATACAGTTGGCGCGCAGATGAAAGTAACtttataaaaaatagtaatgtaattattatattaattaaaatactattaaaatttttaaatttttttatattattcattATAATTTTATACGGTTCGAAGAATTAGTTTATTCCGTTGGCGCGCAGAAGACGGTAAGtttataaaaaatagtaatgCAATTGTTATATTAATTGATTTATGGATTTTTGAAAGATATGGAAGGTGTGATACACTGGATGGAAGGTGTGAAGGTGACAGGTATGT
Above is a window of Vicia villosa cultivar HV-30 ecotype Madison, WI unplaced genomic scaffold, Vvil1.0 ctg.000165F_1_1_2_unsc, whole genome shotgun sequence DNA encoding:
- the LOC131624862 gene encoding uncharacterized protein LOC131624862 — its product is MAQNSEFFLPPQFLTDDEKRFVDHLFTPSENDDVFNSFSTIEKDYINELTRRMANSSLHHQLALNNNSFKGSSPQSRQNDAVLNFNSYSNSQRARNDLLHADAGEADKVHRVNNDEAFYGFLPKKPSVFHSQNYPLSNSQKQLQLQLQIAQFEMLKKQWLKERDELARGCSIFPQRCNYQNVLGRGTNSETVFPGKVGLSPSAWPSVQKIGNNNKPVFPGNPNLKKERNGTGVFLPRVVDTESSRKKPVSRNVVVPDRVVHALNRKVDEGVIRGYMQQKNRFENGVALARNGSDDGFFHQKRNVKAQQTEVVNSEIQLPQEWTY